From the genome of Rubripirellula reticaptiva:
GACGACGTCCCTCGCGACGCAAGTGGTCCGTCAGCTTATAGGCACAGATCGAAAACAGGTAACTTTCTAGCGGCCGGTTGCCGTCGTAATTCGGCAGGCTGATCAAAAATCCGACAAAGGCTTCTTGGACAATGTCCTCGCTGCTGGCTCGATTTCGAATGCGGCTTTCGGTGAATGCCAACAATCGTCCCTCAAACCGCTCGATTAGCGTTTGCCAGGCGGCCGCATCGCCCTGGCGGATCTGATCGATCAGGAAAATGTCGGCTTCACTTGGGCCGCTCTTTTGGGATTCAGCCATGTTGAGTTTCTACGATTCACACTAGACGTCGGGTTCCGCTAGGATTTGGCGGCGTTTGTCGATTGATTCTAACAGCGTTTGACTTTTTTTGCCCCGACACTCTCCTGCTCTCAAGTGCAAGCCGTGACCGACCCCGAATCACAACACTCTGAATCAAGACACTCTGAATCAGTTCACCGAGGATACGATCTGGAAACTGGCGTCCTGGCCCGAGTTCGTGACTGGGTCGACATCTTTCCATGGATCAGGTTGGGGCGGGTTTTGCGAGTCGCCGGTGCACCATCGTTGTTGTGCGTTACTGCGGTTGCGATGGCAATTGATGCGTTGGGAGCGTGGTTCCTATTCGGTAGCGAACCCCGACATCTTGGCAGTCTCAGTTCGATTAGCGGCTATTTATTTGCTCCCGTCGTTTTAGTAGCTCAGCATCTGTGGACGATTTCGCCGTCAGCTTTGCTCATGCGGCCATCGTACACGAGTACTTGGGTGGCTGTGCTCAGGCTGGCCTGGTCGCTGTTGGTTTGGATTCCCGTTGCCTTGGTCTTGGTTCGCCAAGGAGCATTGTTGGCTGCCGATCGTCCCATGATGGGATTGTCCGTCGTGGTGAGGCACGCCATTTCGCGTACACCGTCGGCGTGGATCGTCGCCATCGTACCCGGCATTTGCGTGTTGATGATCGGCGCGATCGTGTGGGGAATCGGACTGGTTGCAAGATTCTTTGCGGGGGTCAGCGTTGCTGAATTGGGCATGGGTGGACTGGCCGCGATCATTGCCATTCCGGCCGGCATTTTGGCGTTGGGCGCATTCCCCGCGATCCCAATGGCCTGGGCCGCCGTATCGAACGAACCGCAACCTGATCCGTTGGATTCGCTCAGTCGCGGGTATGAATACTTCTATCGCAGGCCGCTGCGGTGGTTGATGTACGTGGCCGTGTCGATCGTGTTATTGGTTGTGGGCGCCTTGATCGCCAAAGGCGTTGGATCAGCGACCGAAGCGATCGTAAGCGTGTCGATGAACATGGCGGGCAGCCCGCCTCAATCGATTGGCATGGCCACGATGCTGTGCCGTCAGTTGCCGGTGGTCGTGTCGATGACGTTGTTTTGGGCGTTGGTCGGTGGGATCTATTTGCTGGTCCGGACGGACGCAGGCGGTCAAGAAGTCGAAGACCTCTGGATACCCTCGCCTGCGGATCCGCCCAGCATGCCAGAACTCAGCATGCCAGAACTCAGCACAAAACCATGATCGCCCTCGTCAAGAACTAAGGCAGATCCATCACGACCAATTGCAGCACTTCGTCTGCCTTGCCGATGATGACGACGGCTTGTTGGTCGGACAGCTTGTCGAGCTGGGTTGTGCCCTCGTAGGCAACGATCGTTTCAAACGATTGGCCAGCCGTTCCGCCGCCAGAAACTTTTTCGGTCAGCCCGGGCGCATTTTGGATGTCGTCGGTGCTGATCTTCATCACGCCTCGAGCCGTATTGGTCATCAACAAGCTGGACTTGCCATCTTTTTCGTAAGTGATCAAGTCGATGGGGCTGTTCCAGTTGCCAAGTTCGGCGACGGTGGTGCCGCGAACCGTCTCTTTGCCGCTGAGGCTATCGACTGAAAATCGAACCAGCGGCGTGCAGGTGAATCCGGCTAGCAATGTTGCTTCGCCATCAATCGTCATGGGCACAAACGTACGAATCGTCGGCTCTTCCACTCGGCCGTGCGCGGCATGGTAGATCTGGACGTTGGTGACGATACTGTTGTCCGAGAACGGGAACGAAAACTCCATCACGTTGGACGGTGACGCATCGGCTGAAACGCCTGACACGATGACTTTGCCATCAAAAAATGCGATGTCCGTGATCGATTCAAGACGCAAGTTCTTTTGACGACGACCTTGGCCGGTCATCTTATCGGCGGGTGGATTGGGAAGCTGCTTCGCGGCGTGGTTGATTTTGTCAAGATTGATGACCTGCAGCGAACCGTCGGCCAGTACTTTGAGCAGATGAAAACGTCCCTTGCCTTCTGCGGACACGATGATCGTTTGCGAGGATGGGTCGACGGCCAAGTCGCCAATCGTGATGTCGTCAGCGGCTGATCGAACAAGGTCGCCGATCGCTTTCCGCAGGTTAGGAATCCTAAGGGTCGAATCGGCCGGTTTTTGGTTGCCGGTTTCGCTTTCCTTAGCTTCGATCGCGATGGCATAAACCGTCGCTGCTTTTGGGTCGCCAACCAACAGCACACCATCATCGGTGAATGTCATTGGGCCGAGTGACTGCAGGTCAACGGTTCCCGGTTTTAAGGATTCGGCGTTGGCGGGTGTCCAAGTCGTCGTGACAGAAAACGCGACGATGGCGGAAAAGAGGTAACGCAACATGTCTGGCTCGCGAAAGAGGGTGGTGGGGGTGCGACCGAATATCGGTGCCACATTTGATCGTATCGTTTTCAAACCCCGCCGGGTGCTTTACGTTTTGCAAATTGACTATTTTCCTCGCCCGAGTATTTCGCCCCGAGAATGATGCTATGAGCAACGAAGCCCGACTGAGCGAACTGAACATCGTATTGCCACCGTCACCAAAGCCCATTGGTCTGTACAAACCACTCGTGATTGCTGGCAATTTGGCCTATCTGTCCGGACACGGACCGCTGAAACCTGACAAAAAGTTGATCACCGGTCGGCTGGGATTGGACATGGACGTCGAAGCTGGTTACGACGCGGCACGGATGACCGGGATGGCGATCTTGGCGACCTTGCAAACACATCTCGGCAGCCTCGACCGAGTCAAGCGACTGGTCAAGTTGCTCGGTCTTGTCCGATGCAGCGATAGTTTTGACCAGCAACCTGCAGTCATCAACGGATGTAGCGAATTGTTTCGCGACGTGTTCGGTGAAGAAAACGGTGTTGCCGCCCGCAGCGCCATGGGCACCAACGCGTTGCCGGCCGGCATGGCAGTAGAAATCGAAGCGATTTTCGAAATCGAAGTCTGATCGATAGCATTTGCCATTAGTGACTGACCATTGGGAAATTGCTGACGGAACATTACTCAATCACAAAACCGGGCAGCACGCATCTGCCTGGTGTCGTCGGATCGCGACGGTTGTATCGATTAGCAAGGCAATCGTAGCCGTGTAGGCACGGCAATGAGTGTAGGGCAAGCGAATCTTGGAAAGATTTTTCGCTTGGGGAAGGTTTATGACCTAGGGTTCCATTACATCAGGAACTTTCCTCCTCATACAGCCTTTCGATCAATGTTGTTTTCACTCACTCCTACACGTCGTCGCCGTCGTTGTGACGCTCGCCGAAGTGGCATTGCGACGATCGAATTCGCAATCGTGTTGCCGGTGTTGCTCACATTGACGATCGGTACCATCGACGTTTGTTCGGTGATGTTCTTGAAAGAGTCGGCAGTGCTTGCTGCTTACGAGGGCGCTCGTCAAGGCGTTGGCCGTGGGCGAACAAATGCCGATGTGACCACACGTGTCCAAGAGTTTTTGGACGAACGAAATGTTCAGTACGACGCCGGCGTTTGCACGTTCAGTTCGCCTGGTTTCGAGTCGGCCGCAACGCTTGAAAACGTCACCGTCACCGTGAATGTGCCAACGGCGGGGAACCTGTTGATTCCCACCGATCGATTCGCGGATCTGATTGTGTCAGCGAGTTGCACGATGCGCAAAGAGTACGAAAACCTTAACAACTAATTGAAACATGCCTCATCCCCTTCACCCCAAACGACGTGCGCGAAGCCATCGCCGGCGAGGTCTATCTCGGCTAGGGGTGTCGTCGGTTGAGTTTGCGATCATCGCCAACATTTTGTTGCTTATCATTTTGACGTGTATGGAATTTGCACGCATGAACATGGTTCGCAACCTCAGCCAAGATGCGGCGTACTATGCGGCTCGTGTTGCGATTGTTCCCGGCGCAACATCGGAAGAAGCCGTCAACGAAGCGAGTCGCATCATGGGATCGCTCTTGAACAATGGCTATGAAGTTAACGTTTCGTCAATCGGTACTGATTCAACATCGGTGACGGTGACGGTAACGGTGGATATGGGTGAAGTTGCATTGTTCGCACCGTTCTTTTTGCCAACGTCAGACCTTTCGTCGACTGTGCGAATGCGAACCGAACGCTATGACGGTTTTTACGAACAGTAGCCATCACTGTCTTCGGACTCTCGATCTGCTTCGAATACTGAATGAATCCAAACACCTTGTCTTGCTCTCTTTTGCCTGGAATCCTGATCATGAATGGCAGCCGCACTCCAATCAATCTTTGTCGCCCGAATCTGTCTTGCGGTCGTGCTCGCCGGGGCGCGGTAATGGGACTGCTTGCCGTACTATTGCCGGTGCTAGCGATCTTGGCGGCGTTTTGCATTAACACGGCGCAGATGCAATTGACTCGTACTGAGTTGATGGTGGCAACGGATGCAGCGGCACGCGCCGGCGGTCGCGCGTTTAGCGAGACTCAAACGGTGTCTGCAGCGAAAACGGCAGCTGCAACAACTGCCGCAATGAACTTGGTAAATGGCGAGCCACTCCAGCTTCGTACCAATGACTCTGCGAATGAAATTGAGTTTGGCGAAACGACTCAGCCTAACGGTGTAAATGGTCGCTACGTGTTTGTGAAAATTCCAACATCGCAGGTTGCAAGCGGCCAAAAGATCGCCAGCGCGCTTCGAGTCATGGGGCGGCGTGACGGAGGCGGGCTGTCAGGCAGTGTGCCGTTGGTCATTCCCGGC
Proteins encoded in this window:
- a CDS encoding RidA family protein; translation: MSNEARLSELNIVLPPSPKPIGLYKPLVIAGNLAYLSGHGPLKPDKKLITGRLGLDMDVEAGYDAARMTGMAILATLQTHLGSLDRVKRLVKLLGLVRCSDSFDQQPAVINGCSELFRDVFGEENGVAARSAMGTNALPAGMAVEIEAIFEIEV
- a CDS encoding TadE family protein, whose amino-acid sequence is MLFSLTPTRRRRRCDARRSGIATIEFAIVLPVLLTLTIGTIDVCSVMFLKESAVLAAYEGARQGVGRGRTNADVTTRVQEFLDERNVQYDAGVCTFSSPGFESAATLENVTVTVNVPTAGNLLIPTDRFADLIVSASCTMRKEYENLNN
- a CDS encoding TadE/TadG family type IV pilus assembly protein, producing MPHPLHPKRRARSHRRRGLSRLGVSSVEFAIIANILLLIILTCMEFARMNMVRNLSQDAAYYAARVAIVPGATSEEAVNEASRIMGSLLNNGYEVNVSSIGTDSTSVTVTVTVDMGEVALFAPFFLPTSDLSSTVRMRTERYDGFYEQ